The DNA segment CCGCTGTTTCCAGCTTGCCGACGAAGTCGTAGTCCAGGAGGCAGGGCTGGCATAGCGCATAATACGGAGACCAGTGCTCGTCCGCGTTCTCAGCGGTCGTCGCCAGCACGTATTCCACGAACTCCGAGAACGTTGGGCTGCGCCGCTCGGCATAGACTCCGGGGATCTTGTACCAGTAGAGTTTGTAGGCCCACGCCATCTCCTCGGGACCCCTAAGCGCCTTGTCGATGTAGGTGGACACAAGGCGCTCGAACGGATGCCTCACGAACATCGCCTGCCGGTCATGCCAGGGTGGGACACAAAATGAGAAATAAACTTTCGGGTGAATGTTAAGAAGGTCTGTTACTGGCTGCTCTAAACTAGATTGCTATAacctaatcaaatcgtggttttggcaagtaaaactctGGAATCAATAATCATTAAGTGAGAACAGAGCAAGAGCAAGCACATAGCCACGAACCTCAACTTTAGTTATAAGATACACAGCCGAATGCCTTTATAGCGAAGCGGTCGGggcctccgaaatcattcgttatacaggtcactctGTAAAGGTCGTTCACCGCGCAGCCTACGATGGAACCGCCACAGAATCATtctttcgttatacaggtcatttcgttgtagacgCGTTCATTGTAAAGGCGCTGGACTGCGCATCGCTGACAACTGAAGATCCTCAGCCTTAGTTAAGATATATATCGCTAGCTGTTAAGATCACGCGTCCAAAAAGTTCCCACAAGAAACATTACATGCAGATTTGTCCGTTTGTTTTACCTGCgatttcatttctttcttgtgCGTATATACTTTCACTTCTGCCGAGGCCTGGGAAGTTTTCACCAGCGCATGTGCGCGCTGTTGCTGCAGACGCTCCTGCCTTCTTTCCATTTATGCCCCCTTCCACCGTGTAGGGTATCAAACCGGATGCGCGTATGGTTGACCTGCCCTTCTTTCCTTCCTCTGTCTCGCTCTTGAAAGGAGATGGAGAGCGTCTCGCGACAGGAGCATGGACGCGGGGCTGTGCTTGTGACGTCACGTGTGCTTGTGACATAGCGTGTGACATCATGTGCAGGACTCTGCTGCTCCTCACGACCCAGTTTCCTGCTGACAACATGAGCGGGTACAGAGCCCGGGTGAAGAAGAGGCACGCATAAAGCTCTTCGAAAAAGAGAAGGAAGTGTTCATAAATACTCAGCTGCTCTTTAGACGTCGCTGGTGAACAAACACGCGGCTGTGCACTTAGATTACTAATGGTCCTTACTCCTCGGATCTTTAATTTTATAGATCTGCCTCTGTCAGAGACTGCGCGCCTGCCACTACCATCTCTCATTTAGCAGTGTAAGAGATGAAGCTAGGTAGAAAACTTCTTGAGGTAATTGTGGGTAAAGTCCGCATTCTTTTGCAGACAAAATTTTGCGAAAGGCAAAACGATGGAGGGGAGCTATACGAATAATATAATATGCAGAAATGGGACCATGATAGAGCTCGTAGTTTCGGTAGTATAGAATATTAGTGTTTTTGGCGATGGCGACTTGCCTCAAAGCCATGAAATAGATGTGTCCGAGGACGCGGAATAAAATCTCGGCCGCGGTGGCCCAATTTTGGTGggggagaaatgaaaaaaaaaagacaaagtgtACGCCTGTGTGCCGTGAACCCAGTTCAGGGttccccaggtggtaaaaattattccagagtacccgactggggggggggggggtgtggagGGGGTGGAGGGGCATCATAATgatatcgtggctttggcacgctAAACCCCACAATGTAATCTAAAATGAATGTGACATAAGCACGAGGAAGACCAACTTTCGGCAAAATTTTGAAGGGCCAGGTTTGCCTGCAGCGAGCAACACTCCCGCTCCAACTCCTCCGATAACAATCCGGAACACCACGTGCCCGCTGCGGTTGTTATGGCGCCTCGTTTCCGTTTTCAGAAGTTTTGAATTCCTTAATCGTCATTAAGCGAAATAACTTAACACACAGAAAGTAAGCAAATTGATGCACGGCCCAACGCGTAGCACTTGTGACGTTAAAGATGCAGGCGGCAAcgcattttaaagcgaaagctttactggccgcgaacttgcgatttcgccgtggccgtgctccgagaaggcacatgacgtcacaccacgttcctcgtcacaccgcgtgcctcgtcacaccgcgttcctcgtttttgcgttcgcctccgctcgcttcgccagctgcgtcgtgtgcccgataacatgtcggaggattgaaaagtgactgaaaaggagagctcgcgtgcgccgcaaccacagttgaggctgcagtatggacggcgacaattacGATAAGCAAGAGGaggcatgcgccactagtagcaccgagccacaggtgttccccCGCTGCGCAGCGTCGCgcctttccgccgtcgccgtttgGTATGGCGTCACATCACGTTCCtagtcgttgcgctcgcctccgctcgcttcgcaaGCTGCGTCGCATGtgtgataacatgtcggaggattgaaaaggagagctcgcgtgcgccgcaacgacagttgaggctgcagtatggacggcgacaattatgATAAGcaagaggaggcctggaatcgacatcggaacaagaggaagaggaaacgaatcgcccaggaaacagacgagtGCGCCGAacaactggctaaacgccgcaacatagctagacagccACATTAActtggacttgcaatcaagattaactaaGGCGAACATGCTATGccgtagctttcgctacgtatattaTGGCATAGGCGAGCTAacccactgccaattttttgacGAAAGACGACCGGGGTGACGCAAGTGCGCGTCTCCCACCTAGCTCCGGCGTTGAAGAACGTGGACACGCGAGTGAAATCCGGGGCAAGCGACGAACGAGTTCGTTGTTGTCAGCGCTTTCGTGGTTCGCGTGGACGCCGTGACGTCGGACACCCATTATGTACGTCCCTCCAAAAAGATTATCCACCCCTTCCGGCAAGAATCTAGAAATCTCGCAATGTGTTATGAAAATCATGCGACAATAAATCACGGGGGACATGATCACGCATGTATAGGCCGGCTGTTGTTATGGTCTACTAGGGGATGTGTATTACccaagagaaaaaataataatcgcGCGAGAATATGGTGTGTGCACTTCATTGAAAGCTTTTTTATAAGTCATGTAGGGCCTGTTATGAAATTTCACAGACGCCAGTGTGCTGCCCGTAAGGAGCTGCGCCACTGAAACTACATGTAGTTGCAACCATGCCGGTTGGCggatgttcatcatcatcatcatcagcctagttacgcccactgcagggcaaaggcctctcccatacttctccaactaccccggtcatgtactaattgtggccatgttgtccctgcaaacgtcttaatgtcatccgcccacctaactttctgccgccccctgctacgcatcccttcccttggaatccagtccgtaacccttagtgaccatcggttatcttccctcctcattacatgtcctgcccatgcccatttctttttcttgatttcaactaagatgtcattaactcgcgtttgttccctcacccaatctgctcttttcttatcccttaacgttgcacctatcattcttctttccatagctcgttgtgtcgtcctcaatttgagtagaacccttttcgtaagcctccaggtttctgccccgtaggtgagtactggtaagacacagctattatacacttttctcttgagggataatggcaacttgctgttcatgatctgagaatgcctgccaaacgcagcccagcccattcttattcttctgattatttccgtctcatgatccggatccgcagtcactacctgccctaagtagatgtattcccttacgacttccagggcctcgctgcctattgtaaattgctgttctctcccgagactgttaagcattactttagttttctgcagattaattttcagacccacccttctgctttgcctctccaggtcagtgagcatgcattgcaattggtctcctgagttactaagcaaggcaatatcatcagcgaatcgcaagttgctaaggtattctccatcaacttttatccccaattcttcccactccaggcctctgaatacctcctgtaaacatgctgtgaatagcattggagatatcgtatctccctgtctgacgcctttctttatagggattttgttgctttctttgtggaggactacggtggctgtggagccgctatagatatcttccagtatctttacatatggctcatctacaccctgattccgtaatgcctccatgactgctgaggtttcgactgaatcaaacgctttctcgtaatcaatgaaagctatatataagggttggttatattctgcacatttctctatcacttgattgatagtgtgaatatggtctattgttgagtagcctttacggaatcctgcctggtcctttggttgacagaagtctaaggtgttcctgattctatttgcgattaccttagtaaatactttgtaggcaacggacagtaagctgatcggtctataatttttcaagtctttggcgtcccctttcttatggattaggattatgttagcgttcttccaagattccgctacgctcgaggttatgaggcattgcgtatacagggtggccagtttctctagaacaatctgaccaccatccttcaacaaatctgctgttacctgatcctccccagctgccttcccctttgcatagctcctaaggctttctttacttcttctggcgttacctgtgggatttcgaattcctctaggctattctctcttccactatcgtcgtgggtaccactggtactgtataaatctctatagaactcctcagccacttgaactatctcatccatattagtaacgatattgccggctttgtctcttaacgcacacatctgattcttgcctattcctagtttcttcttccctgtttttaggcttcctccgttcctgagagcctgttcaattctatccatattatagttcctgatgtccgctgtcttacgcttgttgattaacttagaaagttctgccagttctattctagctgtagggttagaggctttgatacattggcgtttcttgatcagatctttcgtctcctgcgatagcttactggtttcctgtctaacggcgttaccaccgacttctattgcgcactccttaatgatgcccatgagatagtcgttcattgcttcaacacgaaggtcctcttcctgagttaaagccgaatacctgttctgtagcttgatccggaatttctctaatttgcctcttaccgctaacttattgattggcttcttgtgtaccagtttcttccattccctcctcaagtctacgctaattcgagttcttaccatcctatggtcactgcagcgtaccttgccgagcacgtctacatcttgtatgatgccagggttcgcgcagagtatgaagtcgatttcatttctagtctcaccattcgggttcctccacgtccactttcgactaacccgcttgcggaaaaaggtgttcattatccgcatattattctgttctgcaaactgtactaataattctcctctgctattcctagagcctgtgccatattcccccactgccttgtctccagcctgcttcttgcctaccctggcattgaagtcgcccatcagtatagtgtattttgttttgactttacccatcgccgattccacgtcttcataaaagctttcgacttcctggtcatcatgactgcgtgtaggggcatagacttgtaccaccttcaatttgtacctcttattaagtttcacaacaagacctgccaccctctcgttaatgctatagaattcctgtatgttaccagctatttccttattaatcaggaatccgactcctagttctcgtctctccgttaagccccggtaacacagtacatgcccgctttttagcactgtatatgcttcttttgtcctcctaacctcactgagccctattatatcccatttactaccctctaattcctccaataacactgctagactcgcctcactagatagcgttctaacgttaaacgttgccaggttcagattccaatggcggcctggcGGATGTTACACATGCCTTACTTGCACAAAACTCCGGTTTTGATAATGAGTGCACTTGCAAATGAGCCAATAAGGAGAAACAGGGCCCGTGGCGTAATGGCTTCGATggcgggcttctgtgctagaagtcatgtgttcgaatcctgcctgCGGATGATTTTAAtaatatttaattatttattacacagtacattGCTGAACATGACGTGTTTACAAAGTCTAAGAGACGTTTAAAGCCAAAAGGATGAAGTTTAgggaaatccatgtacttcccataattcccacgcTGACTGAACCGCCCGTATTGCAGCTCTCGTAGACACTAgggccagagttccctctagtaattattgtacggAACTATGTATTGGGTGGTTTGTTAGCTTTCCTCTTGCAACGCCAGGTGTCAGTACATGCCTTACTAGTTTTCTCTGTCTCCTCACAGAGGGTGCGGGAGTTTTGAGGCACGGACATTGAAAAATGCATGGTAGGGTAGACATACACAGGTCCTCTGTAAAAGCAAGGCATGGCTCTACACACAGAACAGCCCCCACCCATCGAGTCGGCGTGTACGTACTACATGGAACCGCCCATGCATGCATTGCACATGTGCCGGTTGCCGGCGTTGTTCTATACGGAAttgcacaatgaaacaacaagcaCTATCTAAACATTCTCACCAACAAATATAAACCGTAAAGTGCGTCATTCCTTTAATTCATTTGTATGAAAATTTATGTGGTTTTAATCTGGCTAAGCTATCATTGGCTCTTTCTCTCGTTTTCGTGGTCGAGCGGGCGCGTTCGTGACCAAATGCCAATAAACTGTGAGAGACGCACGTTCTGGGGTCAGGAGGTTTGCATGCTGTGGTCGGCAGAAGCGCTGTCTCACGCTTCTCCCCTGCTATTTTCTTGCCTTCAGGCCCATGCTCTCGAAATGTACTCTTCTCTGAAAGGGAATGCGCCCGCTTCGATGCAATGTACTCGTAAACTGATTTGTGATCTCTTTCACTGTTAATATGGCCCTAAAAGGCGACAATTTCGGCTACAGCCTGGTTTTATCCAAATGACTCGTAGTCCTGAAGCGATAGATTTCTTCAGCTACTTCACCCACTTCTGATGAACTTCAGCCGATCTCACTCAGTAAAAATCGCGAGGTGAGTGAAGAGCAGTGACCGAAGGCACAGGTGCGGAGGAGGAGCGGAGCAAGACATCTGAGTGTTTGGCGCGCCCGCGGGTAACGTCTTGCGTTAGGGTAGGAGACGGTGAGGATGACGGGCGCCCCAACCGCAACAGACGCCATCACGTTGAGGGTGGCTGCTTCGGGATAGTTCGTACATTATTCGAATTTAAGATTAGCCCATAAATAACCCAAACAAGAAGGATAGGACAGGCGCTTGTACTGGCCTATACTTTATCGTGCTTGTAAAATTATTAAGCTCGAGCCATCGCAACGACGTTACAGCCAGGGTGCTGGCTACAGCCGGAATGGAGTCAACTGGAGTGCTGTGTTATTAGCGTTAGTATAATTTGGAATTGTGGTTGGCAGTGAGATTGCCACTTCGTGTGTCTGCTGATGGGCCATTGAGGTTTCGTGGTTCACGGACTGCATGGAGACATGCCCACCCCCTCAGGTTACACAGTCAACCTGTCGCTGACGTCGACAATCATCTTCTATGGTTTCTGCCTGAATTACTTAAGTTATCGCGGTTGTGATACAGTTTTCTTCGAAAGTGGAAAACACGTCTATTCGATGGCAATCACATTTTGCTGGATACTGCTATAGCGTTGGTGTTCGGAGAATGTCATCATAAAGTTTGACGCTCGGTACGCTATTTTCGCATTCAGAAACCATTGATTGAGCACATAgatgaagcccccccccccccaccccgcctcCATGTGACGTAGATGGTTTCGTACAGCATGTCAATGTAGAAGCGCGGCGGAGATAACAGCTGCGCTATAGTTTGCTGTAGTTGCACTCCTGCTCTCTGCTGGCGGAAACAAGACTGGCTTTCTCCTTGCCCAATAAATCAGATACGTCACATAGAATATTCGTGTTCGTATCGGGACTACCACCTCTGTGGGTGAAATTAGAGCACACAGCGCAAACTTTCATGACGAATATCTCCGAAGAAAAATGTTTTAGAAGTATCAAACAAAACGGAGTACTCTTCGAATAGATATGCTCATGTTTTCTGATATAAACATGTACCATAATCAAAAAACCTTAGTAAAGGTACTTGTCAATTCATGATAATGCATTTGTTTAATATAGTTTCTTGCGCTAATTGCGTCCGTTAAATTGAATGAACCACCTACCAGTGCAAGCAGCGTTTGCATAGAGCGacgtagcacacacacacacacacacacccatatatatatatatatatatatatatatatatattgtaagcatttatgcggacttcatcttcatctgtagaaagtcatcatcaatcatcggctcgtgttcgtttttgcgtcggcgccgtttttccttcttggaataacgcgtcgtctcaaccgtggtatatatatatatatatatatatatatatatatatatatatatatatatatatatatatatatatatatatatatatatatatatatatacgtcctTTCATGGGGTTTATCATTTGCATATGATTGAAGATGGAGAGGTACCTTCGTGAAATGGCTTCGGTTTCCCTGCAGCAGCGTTCTGGGACCAAACCGGAGAGTCTGGTTGCGGAAAGACCAGTGCAGGGCGTCGGTGCCGTTTCCGACCACGGTGACGTTGAGAAGAGGCGCGAAAATGCCTTTCAAGCTGGTCGATGCCACCTTGGCGATAAAGCAGAAGGCCAGCGAACGCGAGTCGTCTACAAACAACGGGCACTGGCTCGAGTCGCACTGCTCGGTGCTTCGACTAGGAGAAGGCAGGTTCACGCCAAGACCAGGAGTAGGGCGCTGCAGCGGTAAGTACGAACGGTGCCGCTCGCACACCGACTTGATTCTCTCTCTCCTAGCGTCGTTGTCGTCCTTGACAACGGTGGATGACTTGTCCTACAGAGAGGAGAGagcaaaagaagaagtagaggGAGAGAAATAAATTTGCAGATTTCAGCTATTCCTCGATCTTTGAACATATTCGTTATGCCAGAGTCAGGCCCCCGTAACGCACAACGCCATTGTTGGTGTGGCCTCTACAAACTTTCTCGAGAGGAACTTGTTCTTTACGATGGCCGCAGCGTCGTCCTTGTCCGCTATGGTATTCCAAGATACATTAATAAAAAATATTCAGAAATATTCAGAAATACATGAATTCCAGACAGAGTCTGCGTGGCGCACAGAACCCCTCAGTAAACCCATATATACGATAGCGCATATTTGCACGCACCTCTGTATGTGCGTGGCGGTTCGGAAGCGTTGTTCTTTCTAAGTCCTCGTCAGACCGATGATAGTGTGTAACGAATGGTGTCCGTGAAGTTTTTGGAGCACAACGTTACACTAGTTACAATGAATACCAGGTGAAAAGGAAAAGCCACGCCATAGCAAGGGGGAATTAGTGCAGCAGTCGAGTGCGTCAGTACTTTGATATAATGCAGAAAATTAAATCAATTGTTGAGTATTGGTACGGCGTCTGTATGTATTCACGTGAATTACTTAATTTATTTAAGTTACTGAGGTGTTTGAGCATGATGTTACAGAAACGGTCGCAACTTCCTAGCTAATTATTCCGTTAGTTCAGTAAAACAATATAATGCCACTTACAGCTTCGATGTTTCTCCGAGGCGGTGTCTTCACTTGGAGCAAGTACACTACCACGATTAGACATGATGCTGCTGCAAGAAAGCATAGTTTCCACGAGCAAACCCTTACGGGCATCAAGCGTCCTTTTCGGCGGCTGGCGAATAATCCCACGAGCGAGCTATGTCGCATTAGGTTCGCGAACTTTTGCGACGGAACGCAACGCCACCGGAGGGGAATGCGAAAGCGTCTCTGTCACCATCGTAAATGTCATGAATACATTGCCGTTGACGTATAATGCCAGCATCTACATCGTCGTCGGCTTCAAGCATCTGGTTGACAGGAGCCTAGTTCGTGGGGAGCTTGTGAAAGATAGGTGCATGCGTGCAATATTTAGTCACTTTGAAAATGTCAAAGAGTCGCGATTTTCGATGAGAAACAAAAATGTTGCAAATTAAAAAACGCTCATTAGGAGTCTTGATGGCAGGGCTAGTTGACACGGACGGATTGCTTGAAACTGTGTGGGgtacaaggtaaaaaaaaaaagaaagaacagtcgTATGTTTCATTTTTTGCCTTGTATCCCGTCAGTTGCGCAGTTTTGTACCAATGAACaagttggaatctatgtgaagtggGTAATTGAAGAACGTAGTTCAGTGAGTATTGAAGCATAGTTTAATAGCGTATGTTTATACGTTGCGTATTGGGGTGTATTTTGTATTTGTGTGAGGGGTACTGTACAGAatctctggtttttttttttggtaatgcgttagcattaggagtgtaaGAGTAGAAGTAAGCGTGTGTGTGAAGTTTGAGAAGCCCGTCACGTGGTATGGCTGGAGAGGGGATGGGAGTTGCACGTCGTCAGAAGCACCTCgctactcgaagaggcaggacgtacGTCGAGTGAGATCCTgagcaacactttgcaatgtggcaAACGTGGTTTAGAGAGACTCTGAACCCCTTTTTATCGAAAAGAAATGTATTCGAAgctaaaataggctatttcagaaatactttccGCAGGAAGTACTTCAATACACTCAGCTGAAGCGgatttattggcaatcaaacacggccttcaTGGTGCTTCCGTTCCTTCTCATTTGAACAAAATACGACCTTGAGGAAATTGTTCTTTCTGCATTTCGGACTTGCATACGAATTTTCCACAGGCTCTGCAAGCCTATCATTAAAAACGTATCATATGGCACATCATCGCACGGAACAACAAGATATCGGATACTGTGATAATCTATATCAGAATGCTTTTGCAAATTTCTATGTAGGACATTccaaaataaaatggcatctGCACAATCAATAAAGCATTGTTCAATAGCTTGAGGCATGTCACAAAGGCGACAGACTAAGAATAATGTCAGCCGAATTGTTATAAACTTTTGATTAGGTGTTTAACTTCTCCTATCAAGTTTTTGTTGTGATAGAAGATGTTGCTTTGTACGCTTTTGTTGTATGTGCTTCTCGTATACCTGTGAACGCTTATGACCACCTGGTGTTCGTAGGATTTATAGGCTTATGCTCATAATTTCGCCgctttgttcaaaattttgctAACATTGCGCGCCCTCTCACCGAGCTTTTAAAAAAGGATGTCACTTTTGCGTGGGGACAGAGGCAGGCCGAAGCCTTTACAGCACTCATCAGACTCTTGACGAGCTCCCCAATTTTAGCCCATTTTGACCATTCAGCACCCATTGAAATCCGtacagatgctagtggtcacggcat comes from the Dermacentor variabilis isolate Ectoservices chromosome 2, ASM5094787v1, whole genome shotgun sequence genome and includes:
- the LOC142570988 gene encoding carbohydrate sulfotransferase 8-like, which produces MRHSSLVGLFASRRKGRLMPVRVCSWKLCFLAAASCLIVVVYLLQVKTPPRRNIEADKSSTVVKDDNDARRERIKSVCERHRSYLPLQRPTPGLGVNLPSPSRSTEQCDSSQCPLFVDDSRSLAFCFIAKVASTSLKGIFAPLLNVTVVGNGTDALHWSFRNQTLRFGPRTLLQGNRSHFTKAMFVRHPFERLVSTYIDKALRGPEEMAWAYKLYWYKIPGVYAERRSPTFSEFVEYVLATTAENADEHWSPYYALCQPCLLDYDFVGKLETAGRDFPLFFSLVDIGGKADILAHENTRHEVSGISATDTKYYFKQLSFHQVMRLYAWYFYDFELFGYDFREYLP